One window of the Triticum dicoccoides isolate Atlit2015 ecotype Zavitan chromosome 3B, WEW_v2.0, whole genome shotgun sequence genome contains the following:
- the LOC119277220 gene encoding pentatricopeptide repeat-containing protein At1g09900-like gives MATLLPSFPHALSKPRHLHHHSHVAAASARPEAPSPASAAPASSRLRRLIARDDLAEAARLVETSSSRGEAPDVYLCTKLIRNLCRRGRTSDAARVLRTAEASGAPVDVFAYNTLVAGYCRYGRLDAARRLIAEMPVPPDAYTYTPIIRGLCDRGRVGDALALLDDMLQRGCQPSVVTYTVLLEAVCKSSGFGEAMNVLDEMRAKGCTPNIVTYNVIINGMCREGRVDDAREILNRLSSYGFEPDIVSYTTVLKGLCAARRWDDVKVLFAEMVEKNCVPNEVTFDMLVRFFCRGGMVERAIEVLQQMSQHGCTPNTTLCNIVINAMCKQGRVDDAYDFLNNMGMYGCNPDTISYTTVLRGLCRSGRWEHAKELLPEMVLKNCPPNEVTFNTFICILCQKGLIEQAIKLIELMPEYGCSVGIVTYNALVHGFCVQGRVDSALELFNNLPCEPNTITYTTLLTGLCHTEQLDAAAELLAEMIQKDCPLNAVTFNVLVSFFCQKGFVEEAIELVYQMMEHGCTPNLITFNTLLDGITKDCNSEEALELLHGLVSKGVSLDTITYSSVVDVLSREDRTEEAIQMFHAVQDMGMRPKAGMYNKILFALCKRCETDQAIEFFAYMVSNGCMPNESTYIILIEGLAHEGMLKEARYVLSELYAKGVLSKSLLEDQH, from the coding sequence ATGGCCACGCTGCTCCCCTCGTTTCCGCACGCCCTCTCCAAGCCCCGCCACCTCCACCACCACTcccacgtcgccgccgcctccgccaggcCCGAGGCCCCCAGCCCCGCCTCCGCGGCCCCCGCCAGCTCCCGCCTCCGCCGCCTCATCGCGCGCGACGACCTCGCCGAGGCCGCGCGCCTCGTCGAGACCTCCTCCTCCCGCGGCGAGGCGCCCGACGTCTACCTCTGCACCAAGCTCATCCGCAACCTCTGCCGCCGAGGCCGCACCTCCGACGCCGCGCGCGTCCTCCGCACCGCCGAGGCCTCCGGCGCCCCGGTCGACGTCTTTGCCTACAACACCCTCGTCGCCGGGTACTGCCGCTACGGCCGCCTCGACGCCGCGCGCCGCCTCATCGCCGAAATGCCCGTCCCGCCCGACGCCTACACCTACACGCCCATCATCCGGGGCCTCTGCGACCGCGGCAGGGTCGGCGACGCGCTCGCCCTGCTCGACGATATGCTCCAGCGCGGCTGCCAGCCCAGCGTCGTCACCTACACCGTCCTCCTCGAGGCTGTGTGCAAGAGCAGCGGCTTCGGAGAGGCCATGAACGTCCTCGACGAGATGCGTGCCAAGGGCTGCACGCCTAACATTGTCACCTACAACGTCATCATCAACGGCATGTGCAGGGAGGGCCGCGTCGACGATGCCAGGGAGATCTTGAACCGGCTGTCGTCTTATGGCTTCGAGCCCGACATCGTCAGCTACACCACTGTGCTCAAGGGCCTGTGTGCTGCTAGGCGGTGGGACGACGTCAAGGTGCTCTTTGCTGAGAtggtggagaagaattgcgtgccgAATGAGGTTACCTTTGACATGCTAGTCAGATTCTTCTGTCGCGGGGGTATGGTGGAGAGGGCAATCGAAGTTCTTCAGCAAATGTCACAGCATGGATGCACACCCAACACTACCTTGTGCAACATTGTCATAAACGCTATGTGTAAACAAGGTCGTGTGGATGATGCCTATGACTTCTTGAACAACATGGGCATGTATGGGTGCAATCCTGATACCATTAGCTATACTACTGTGCTAAGGGGCTTGTGTCGCTCCGGACGATGGGAGCATGCCAAGGAGCTATTGCCGGAGATGGTCCTAAAGAACTGTCCCCCAAATGAGGTTACATTCAATACATTCATATGTATCTTGTGCCAGAAAGGATTGATTGAGCAAGCTATCAAGCTTATTGAACTGATGCCAGAGTATGGATGTTCAGTGGGTATTGTCACATACAACGCTCTTGTCCATGGCTTCTGTGTGCAAGGGCGTGTTGATAGTGCTCTTGAGTTGTTTAACAATCTTCCATGTGAGCCCAACACCATTACATACACTACGTTGTTGACAGGCTTGTGCCATACCGAGCAGCTGGATGCTGCTGCAGAGCTCTTGGCTGAGATGATTCAGAAGGATTGCCCTCTAAATGCGGTGACTTTCAACGTACTTGTGAGTTTCTTCTGTCAAAAAGGGTTTGTCGAGGAAGCAATCGAACTTGTGTATCAAATGATGGAGCATGGTTGCACCCCTAACCTGATCACATTTAATACTTTACTCGATGGGATCACCAAGGATTGCAACTCAGAAGAAGCGCTGGAGCTATTGCATGGTTTGGTCAGTAAGGGGGTATCCCTAGATACGATAACCTACTCTTCAGTCGTTGATGTCCTCTCAAGAGAAGATAGAACTGAAGAAGCCATTCAGATGTTTCATGCCGTGCAAGATATGGGGATGAGACCAAAAGCTGGGATGTATAACAAGATACTGTTCGCCCTCTGTAAAAGATGTGAAACAGATCAGGCTATTGAATTTTTTGCTTATATGGTGTCTAACGGTTGCATGCCTAACGAGTCGACCTACATTATACTCATTGAAGGCCTTGCCCATGAGGGTATGTTGAAGGAGGCACGATATGTACTGAGTGAGTTGTATGCGAAAGGAGTTCTAAgcaagagtttacttgaagaccagcACTAA